In Archocentrus centrarchus isolate MPI-CPG fArcCen1 chromosome 21, fArcCen1, whole genome shotgun sequence, the following are encoded in one genomic region:
- the tmsb4x gene encoding thymosin beta-4: protein MADKPDVNEVTTFDKTKLKKTETQEKNPLPTKETIEQEKAASS from the exons ATGGCTGACAAACCTGACGTCAATGAGGTCACAACCTTTGACAAGACCAAGCTGAAGAAGACGGAGacacaagaaaaaaacccactgcCAACCAAAGAAA CCATTGAACAGGAGAAGGCAGCATCCTCATGA